The Paenibacillus antri genomic sequence GCTGCGCCTTGACGGAGGCGGAGGCGCTCGACTTCTTAGAAGCGGGAGCGGACGCGCTGGAGCGGCTCGGCTTCGGCACGATGCTGCCGGAATGGTGGGAAGCGCCCTCGCCGCTCGAGGCGGCGGTGCACTATCGCGAACCGGCGCCGAACGCGAGCCGCGCAACGGCCCCGTTCGAAGACGCAGCCGGCGCAGCGCCGGCGATCGGCTTCGATACGCTCATGGCGTACCGCAAGGAGCTGCTGCTCGGCGGGAAGCCGATCTCCGAGTCGGAGTGGCGCCGCTTGACGGAGCTGGATACGGCGCTGCTGTTCCGCGAAGGCCGCTGGCTCAGGCTGCGGGCGGCGGACCGGCGCGCGGGGGCGCGGTTTTTCCGCGACCCGCTCGAAGGCGAAGCGACCGCGGCGGAGGCGCTCCGGGCTGCGCTCGCCGTCGATGCGGCGGCGCCCGCGGACGATGCGGCCGTGCCGATTCGCCGCTGGAGCGGCGACGCCCGGCTCGAGCGCCTCGTGTCGGGGCTGCGCGACGCGAGCGGCGGGGCCGCCGCAGCGTCCGTCGAGCCGCCTGCGGCGCTGCAAGGCGAGCTGCGCGACTATCAGCGGCGCGGCTTCGCCTGGCTCGCCCGCATGCGCGAGCTCGGCCTCGGCGCGTGCCTCGCGGACGATATGGGACTCGGGAAGACGGTCCAATGGATCGCTTACGCGCTTCATGTCGTCGCGCGGCGCGACCCGCGGCACCTGCGGCGGCCGCTGCTGCTCGTCTGCCCGACGTCCGTGCTCGGCAACTGGCAGCGCGAGCTGGAGCGGTTCGCTCCGAGCCTGGCCGTATATTTTCACTACGGGCCGGAGCGAGCGCGCGGCGCGGCGGCGTTCCGCCAGACGGCCGGCGCGGCCGACGTCGTGCTCACTTCTTATACGACGGCGCTTCGCGACCGCAAGCTGCTCGGGTCGACGCCCTGGGACGCGGTGACGCTGGACGAAGCGCAATACGTGAAAAACTCGGGCGCGCAGCTGACGCGGTTCATCCGCACGCTGCCGTCCGTTCATCGAATCGCTTTAACGGGCACGCCGGTCGAAAACCGGCTGTCCGACCTATGGTCGATCTTCGAATTTCTGAATCCGGGCTTTCTCGGCAGCGAGCGGGCGTTCCGCAAGGCGTTCGGCGACGGCGCGGACCGCGGAGAGGCGGGGAACCGTTCGTCCGGGCGGCTGCATGCGCTCGTGCGGCCGTTCCTGCTGCGGCGCATGAAGTCGGATCCCGCCGTCATCGGGGATTTGCCCGACAAGATCGAGCAGACGTCGTACTGCGGCATGACCGAACGCCAAGCGGCGATGTACACGGCGGCGCTCGAACGGATGGCCGATCAGCTGAAGCGGGCGGAAGGCATTCGCCGCCGGGGCGTCATCCTATCGACGATTACGAAGCTGAAGCAAATATGCAACGCGCCCGAGCAGGCGCTGCGAGAACGATCGCTGCGCGCGGGCGCGTCCGGCAAGCTGCTCCGGCTCGAGGAGCTGCTGCGGGAATCGCTCGAAGCGGACGTGCGGGCGATCGTCTTCACGCAATACGCG encodes the following:
- a CDS encoding DEAD/DEAH box helicase gives rise to the protein MPSARFEPADGDVAARARWAPFWAAPGLVEAEAALPAPVDREAIERYVDAAVRASLPPERREASFRALHPRYGVPHTPLEKWAYGLLQGEGEPPALPDWLAEDVAEWHRATEREAAVAHVRAAFALLEPETADGTWRLVPGLQAADDERLFVPARDMWRRTERDPRFGGRMFQGAQERLARGIAEAAERFPPLARVRPADAGCALTEAEALDFLEAGADALERLGFGTMLPEWWEAPSPLEAAVHYREPAPNASRATAPFEDAAGAAPAIGFDTLMAYRKELLLGGKPISESEWRRLTELDTALLFREGRWLRLRAADRRAGARFFRDPLEGEATAAEALRAALAVDAAAPADDAAVPIRRWSGDARLERLVSGLRDASGGAAAASVEPPAALQGELRDYQRRGFAWLARMRELGLGACLADDMGLGKTVQWIAYALHVVARRDPRHLRRPLLLVCPTSVLGNWQRELERFAPSLAVYFHYGPERARGAAAFRQTAGAADVVLTSYTTALRDRKLLGSTPWDAVTLDEAQYVKNSGAQLTRFIRTLPSVHRIALTGTPVENRLSDLWSIFEFLNPGFLGSERAFRKAFGDGADRGEAGNRSSGRLHALVRPFLLRRMKSDPAVIGDLPDKIEQTSYCGMTERQAAMYTAALERMADQLKRAEGIRRRGVILSTITKLKQICNAPEQALRERSLRAGASGKLLRLEELLRESLEADVRAIVFTQYATMATLLHSYLSVRLGCEVGLMIGKTPRKERESLVERFQEAEDGPKVLVLSLKTGGFGLNLTRANRLVHYDRWWNPAAERQATDRAYRIGQTRTVEVWKLVTKGTLEESIEKLLESKERLADDVVGTGEQWITEYSDEQLNELLSLRRQVILSEDEA